GACTGACAAATTGCAGCTCCATTGGATTGGCTGTGTCAATTGTCACTACAGAGTAACTTAGTTAGAGACCTCTTCAATTTAGATAGttcattttcaacaaattgttaaagttCCTTTGCCTTTAAAAACAATCTTTAAATAAACGATGTATTAACTATGAGAGACAAGAGACTTTTGATTTCAAGGTATTGACATTAATCAAAAAGTAAGTAAAGTAATATAAGTTCCTTTGCCGTTAAAACaatctttaaataaactaTGTATTAACTAAGCGATGCAAAGACTTTCGATTCCAAAGTATTGACATTAATCAGAAAGCAAATAAAGTAAACTGAGTTTCTTTGCCTTTAAAAAATCCTTTAAATAAACTATGTATTAACTTTGACGAGATAAGAGACTTTTGATTCCAAGGTATTGACTTTAATCAGAAAGTATGTAAAGTATGTTAAGTTGATTTTCCTTTAATAACaatctttaaataaactaTGACAGACGAGACTATTGATTTCAAGGTATTCACATTAATCAAAAAGTAAGCAAAGTATGTTAAGTTGATTTTCCTTTaaaaacaatcttgaaatattCTACATATTAACTATGACAGATGAGACTTTTGATTCCAAGGTATTGACTTTAATCAGAAAAGTAAGTAAAGTAATATAAGTTccttttgatttaaaaataccCTTTAAATAAACTATGTATTAACTAAGCGATGAAAGACTTTTGATTTCAAGTTCTTTACATTATTCAGAAAGTAAGTACTGCGTATAATAGGttccaaaatttatataaGAAATCAGATTTCAATAGATTGTTCAtcctacaatttttatacccgatactagattcatagggtagaagggtattatgacaggtaacaggcagaaggaggcatcttcgatcccataaagtatatataatatgtatattcttgatcagggtcAACAGACCCGATGATACAACAATGTCCGTTTGTCTTTCTGTTCGTCCGTATCAACACTTCgatttcagagactataagagagaGATAATGTtagcacgcagatcaagtttgctttatatttttgccacTTCCGAATAACAAGCGAAATTTGAAAGCTAGAATACATTCAATAAGGCCTACaatctttatgattcctgaaaatttagatgcgattataaaaaaattgtagaagttatttaagaaatacttttgtatagacAAAAAGGCCTACTTATTacttttgttggtatatttttaactctaATAACATTTCCTCAAAcgataaacatttttcatttagccAAAATAGTTGCTAACATAAtaccaataataaaattcatacaAATTCTTGGAAGAACTTTGCtagatacaaaatatttatacaatgtCACATTTTGCCTTAGAGAAATTAATTccttatgaaatttaaatattcacgAATGAACGCCACCTTTAATAGGTTATGATATGGATATCAATCCCTGTCACACAATTCGTATACATAATATTGGTATAAAGCAAcgaaacatatttataatgaagTATACTTCTTTCAACTGAGTAAATTTCCTAcagcaaaagttttaataataaataatgtgtcATATttctaaagaaaatattgattGAAGTAAATTTAGtgacaaaacaattttttaaagaaaaatattactttCAAGTTTTACCAGATTGTAACTATTGCAGTTGACTATTTGCTACCGAGTAGAACAAGTAATTAAGATAATTTAGCAAATGTGATGagaaaatacatacatagctgAGGTTAGTATTCATTAGATATTAATCAGGTAGTCATGTtgcattatttacatttattcatCAACATATCTAAGTTCGAAAAAGATTGAAATGTTTCAAACttattgaaaaatgatttgaatatttaatttatgcctgaaatttacaaaaaactaaacagattaaatatattatatacttccacaacaaacaaaaaattaagttaaaagACAAGTTTCGTTACACggcaatatttaaaaagttttattggTTACAAATTAGTTTTATGCGGCATCTAAACGGATTGCGCTTAAACGGTAAGATTCTCTGCATACGCAGatgcatttgtatctgtatgttTTAGTGGTATCTTTTATGtggtatttgtattttttaattgtaactTCTGCTTAGCTTAAACACGAATTTCTTTTACACTGAATGAAATTGCCTTACGAGTAAAATGGATTTTAGTTTACTATGagttttttattcttttgtttttttttatcggcCAGCTAGCCAAATGTTGCTATGAATTTGTGAGTGAATGAATGTATGAGGTTCGATGATCGACTGCAGCACAGTCTTAAGTAGTTTGTAAGGAACTACAATAATGCGGTTAAAAAAAGGTTCACGGACTGGATGATGAGGTTGAAGCTGGATGCTAGGTAAAATCCGGCGGCTTGTATTTGGGCGGTCGCTTAATTGGTTTCTATAACCAATTGCGGCCGCCACGTCATATGTTGTTCTCCTTGGCGCCCTTGGCTGCCGAGGCGCCGCCAGCTGGCGCACTTGCATCGTTGTCGCccttgttattgctgctgctgttgttgctattgttattggcTGCCGGCGTCTCTTCGCCATCGGCGGCATCTGCTGCAAGCAAAACACACAAGAGAGtttagctaatgaaaatcaaattcaatgtCAAATCTTTAACTTACCCTTCTCCTTCTCGTCCTTTATGTCGCTGGAGGCTTCGGAGGAGGTTTTGTTGCTGGAATTGGTGATAATGGGATCTTTATCGAGACGCGGTCGCTTCCGTTGACCCTTGTAGTTGCGATTGTCTCGTCTGCCGCCCTCGCCTTCATCCTCCGAGTCTGAATATTCGTTCTCGGGCACAATTCGTTTGTCCTTATCGCTCTGAGGCAAACGTTCGTCCTTGTCGACCTTCTCATCATCCTCGGACTCATCGTTGATTGCATCTTCGGGTATAGCTTGGATTTGAACGCCCGGCGCATGGGGTAACATGCGAAGATTCTCAAACAGACGATTCTTGATCTTCTCCAGATACTCGGAGGTATTCTGATTGGTCATGTTGCTGGGACTGATGTGCAGCTTAAAGTCCGGGCCAAAGTACTCGAAATAATCGTTGTACGGCAACTCGTTGGCAATCTCCACAGCCAGCGCCACAGAGGTTTCATATGTCCAGCAGCGGGAGACATTTCGAATGGTGTAGCCACCGCCGCCAACCATGAGGAAGGGCAGATTATACTTCTTCACAAATTCCACACACTTGCCGTGTCCTTTTACGGTCAAATTGAAGCAACCCAGACGATCGCCAGTCAGCGAATCGGCGCCACATTGCAGGACGACAGCAGCAGGCTGGAATGTCTCCATTACCTTGGAGATGATGGGCACAAAGATGCTCTCATAAGCATCATCATCCATTCCATCGCGCAGAGGAATATTCACGGCATAATACTTTCCCTTGCCGGCGCCAATGTCACGCAAATCTCCGGTGCCCGGAAAGTATTCACCATACTTGTGGAAACTCACTGTCATCACACGATCCGTGGTGTAGAAAGCCTCCTCGACGCCATCGCCGTGATGCACATCAATGTCGATGTAGAGCACACGCTGATGATACTTTAACAGCTCCAGGATACCGAGAACAATGTCATTCACATAGCAGAAACCAGATGCTTCGGATTTCTTTGCATGATGCAGTCCACCGCCCCAATTGATGCAGATCTCCGAAGCCTGTTTGTTTAGCttaacggcagcagcaactgagcCGCCGGCAGAGAGTTGACAGAACTCGTAGAGACCATCGAAGACGGGACAATCTTCGCCTACGTTGAAGcgttgcatttgtttgttgtattcgGTCATGTTGTCCGGGCGAATGGAACGCAGGAAACGCACGTATTCATCGGAATGAAATTTGGTCATCTCATCGGCAGTGGCTTTGTGTGGCCgctgtggatgtgtgtgtataattatattatatcagTGACAGGTGTTTAATTAATGAACCGGTTCTTATAACTTACGTAAATTTCCATCTTGCGATAGAGCCCATAGTTGAGCAGCAGATTGTGTGTCATGCGTATGCGGTGTGGCTTCATCGGATGTCCCTGGCCATAGTAATAGTTGCCAATATCACCTAAAGTGCGGAAAACcccaacattaaattaattgcaaaaaattcGACTAATTTCAAGCCACGCTAggtaaaatgaaaattttatcGCGACAGTGGTTAAGGCGTCTTTGCTCACAGCACACTTTTGCCGATAACAAGCAGTGCAGCACTTTCGCTACATGGAACAAAGGCCTCTACAggtacatacaaacacacgtACACACCACCACCACAGAGTCGCATGCGTTGTGCGCTCGTTAGCGAAAAGTGTGCTGTGCGGCAAAATGCTAGTACAGTCgctttataaattgaaatttgcaaaaatgccGTCAAAAAGTGCCGAGTGGACGCTGTTCAAACAAtccaaataaacaataaatgatCGCAGATAAGCAAAGTTTCTACTTATTGAcacatttttagcattttggctttattttaaattatcaatttattaacTTACTGTCGTAATAATAGCAAACGCGCTTTTTGCTATGCGACTGCATTTTTTCTGTTGATGGGCTACCGCCTTTCTTTAAGCGCGGAGTcgttcaaatttatttactattagTGTCAGATACTAATCTgacaatgtttatttttttctatccGCGCGCAATAAATTTTACTCGAACTATTAAAGAACACTTCCGCGCACCACAAGAAAATAATACGCAGTGTGACCGGAAACTAGATACTGATATATACTACTTTggaatcaaaatataccacttttGTCTATCGCGCGACTTTCAAATtggttgtttgcttttgtgaaTCTTAGCGATAGTCCAAAATATTTTATCCTGTAGATACATTTATTCCTTGTGAAaagataatttgaaattggatTTGCACGTCACAACGGGTGGTATTTTTCGCAGGGCTGCATAACAGTTGTTTCCGGAGCTAAACGTTGCCACAtgacaaaattatatacacGTCGTTGCCACATTGTGACTAATGTTACCACACAGTTAAAATTCGTTACAATGCGGCAAATTGGGAAATagctatttagtatatttaaaataattagtttCACAGGTGTTGATTCAAATagggaaaaaataaatatgtattaatatttaaagtattatcAATGGCGGTTTGATTTTCTATCGTGTTGATATTATTCGCATTAAAGTGGCCACGGTGGGGTCACACTTGCGATCTCTCTtcaatgctgttgttgttgattgtcgcgagagagggagagaaaacCGATTCAGTCGAAAAAAGACCGTTGATTGAGTTGGACGCGTTTTCAGTGCGAGGCTTTGTCGGTCGGTGTTTTCCGTTGTCTTGTCGGtgaaaaataagaattaaCAACAAATCTAAAGTGGAGACAAATGAATGCAATTGTTGTCGGTTGtgtaaattacattaaacataattaataactGGCCAGTCTGCGCGAAGTTAACGCGTAagttttaattgtgtttttgtgtgtggtgttCTATTGCatgcgtatgtgtgagtgtgcgacgtgtgtgtgagtgtaaaaGAGAAAGAAGTTTCAGTTtccaagcaaagcaaacagcaagtaaaacagcagcagcaaacggaGTTGCAGTGGAAACACAAACAGagcaacactcacacactgaAACGaccaacatacacacatgcatgaaCATGCCAACGAAAAAGAAGTGGGAAAACTGAAATATAGTGTCAAAGCGAAGaagtaacaaaaaataaaataaatgaaatgaacgcGCCCGCTTTTCAGTGcatgttgttgatgatgagaattaattaaaataaataaaaataaaagataaccGCCTCGAATATCCTGCGCAGCGTCGTCGGTTGCCTTTTGTCGCCGCTAACTTTAGTTCTTCCTCTTCCTTATTCGCtgtgtctctctcgctctctccctttctctctttggAATTTTACCGACTGCCGCAGACGTCTATGCTGCTTGCTTCCGCCCCCGCGACCAACGCCTCTCCTCGCATTGAAGCTTTTTCTGTtactttttttccttttctccACTATATTTCCTTTTTCAATGCGCCCGCAGGATATTTTCCGctgttatttttcttttttgcttgccCCTCGCGTACGTGTTTAATTATAGTTTCtgtgtctttctctctcttttgttctCATTCAACTCCATTTCCAATTAGCGCAATTTCGGCAATCGCGGaactaacaaaaataagaaaaagaaaaatgtaaatctcgaaattttatttactccAATGTTGTTctgtattcatttttaaacaacagcaacgcgaCTGCGTTTTATAGCCAGCATAATTCTGTTAAAgagcgaaaataaaaacaacaacaacttgattATTCTTCGTCTAATTAAAAAAGGTGAGTTTAAAAGTTTGCCACGCTTTTTAGTTGCTATTTTCAGCTTTAATTGTCGTTCAGCCTGTGGCTGCCCTGAAAAACTTGTTTGCTCCTTTTCACACCTTCCTACGTCTTTCTTacccagtgtgtgtgtgtgtgtgtgtgtgcgagtgtgcgtaAGTGTGGCCAACGCATCGGTCGAAAAGTAGCACAAGACTGCAGCCCGATCATCATATCAAAAAGCCAATGAacgcaacaacagccaaataaactaaacacatataaatacaaaacaaatctGGCAACTATAATACAAAAGTAAAGTagcgagagagaaggagaaagagagtaTTTCTCTCCCGCTGCATTTTCTATTTGCGCTGCCTGATAAAAGCAAATCCATTTTTATTGctcctctgctgctgttgctgttgtaaaaAGTCAAAGagcattgttgctgttgttgttgttgtggctgcttgTAATTGTCTGTAATTTAGCTGAGgaccaaaccaaaaaccagTCAGGCAACCAGCTGTCGACGTCTGCGCATGGAATACCAAACGACAGAAGGAGACGAAGAAtgtgcagctgctgcggctgtgttgctgctgcagtcgctCTCTCGCAACCTCGcgctctcttttgctctcgcTCTGTGTGGCGctctttggctgctgttgttatttatgcTTTATGCTCAATTTGTTGTTCTATTTTGGTTGGCGTTCGTTTGccgcatttatttatttacctttttGGTGGCCTGTTTATTATCccagtgcagcagcagcatcgtttGAAGTTCAAGCCACAATTCATTTTATGCTATTTTTGTAGCTTTATcttgatctctctctctcttctcgcTTCTTTGCCTACTTTGCAACTCAGCATGTTCAGCATcatgattattttcattaacatgttctgcaacaacaactattcaAGTTTTGCTGCTGAAGCTTTTTGATGGGTTGACAGTTGAATGTTTACTTTTGAGCTACTCTTCTTTGCTcttctctttgcttttttttattggacTGCACTTTATGTGGCCAATACTCGGTATCTATGTTTGTCTGTTCCCCTCTCTTGCCAGCAAACCCTTTTTTGAATGGAGAGCCCTGAGTTCAAAGCGAAGTGCGGCATGAAGTTCATTCGAGTGCAGCACTTGGCAATTATGCCTTTTGGGCAGCATCTAttgcgcgctctctctctctttcacacaAATCATTGCGAAATGGGCAACGGTAAATCTGCTTAACTCGACTAACGGCAAACTTGTTGAGatctctttttgttgttgtagttcgttgtagtagttgtattattttcattttgcgcgTACAAAGCGCTTACGATTCGACAACTCACaaaggcaaatggcaaaattaCTGCAAATGTTGTGGGGGAGGtggagaagagaagagaagagaagagaggacaacaaacagcaataacaactgcTAAATAGTGAAAAAGTAGCCGAAGCAGCAAAAGtagaaaattcaattgttgAAACTGCGGCCTGCGTTGCCTTTGTGTGCAGCTTTTAGTGTCGCCCACTtacaacacacagacacacacacatacacacttacgCACAATGGAGCAGCAAAGTCGACGACACGacgtcagcagcagcgtctTTTATTGATAAGAAAATTGAAAGTGCGTGGCAAAGACGAAGAGGCGACAAGTGGAAGGAAAGACGAGAATGCTAAGAGACAATTTACAAAGAGATGGGCGCGTGAGTTAAATTTGCCGATAGGTATTGAATGACCAATTAGAGAGCACGAATAAAAGTGGAAACGATGAATTGAAGTTCctgaaaataaatcatttctGAAATCcatcttttaaattattgaaatgggtaaaatattaaacaaaaggTCTTACAATAGTTCagataatttagttttaaattatttagaaatattgaagttcctgaaaataaatattttctcaaaTCCATCTTTTAAAGTATGCAACTGgttaaaaatgaaactaaCTCCCAGATGCAAATATCGAAATGCTAAAAAGTTCAATGCTCTTACAATAGATCTGGTAATTaggttttaaattatttggaagtgtatttaaaaattcaaaatatcaGTATGTTGAAATTTAAGAGTTTATACTTCAACCAAAATAAGAGCTGATATCTTAAATTGAATCAAGCatctttaaaaattgcaagaTTCAAGAATCTCATTACATTAAGTTTTTGCTCTGTTGTCACCATTTCTTTTCAAGCATACTCGACAACATCAACGACGTTTTTGTAAATTCGTATACTCGGCAGTCATTTAATCATCGCAGTTGTTTGGCAAAAAGTGTTGCCACCTATTTTGCCGGCGTGTCTATTGTCATTGCCTCATCCATTGACACACTTCAGATGGCGCTTCGGGCGTTTTAGCACAAAAGCGTCATCAATCCGTATAATGGACGCCGTTGCAGTTGACCCAACGCTCTGCCACGCCCCATTTCGGTCGCAGCTAGTAACTAGAGAGTTCAAAAGTTTTTATggcaatttaaagttttttccTTGCCTTCCCTTCACATAAAGTGCAGCAAAACGCCTGtcgtggttgttgctgctgctgcaggacAACAAACATTGGCATGTTGCACTGCTGCTcgattgttttcatttcggtGAAGGTACAATTCACCGTTAGCTGGTTgctggctgttggctgctgaCTGAGCCAAAGTTCTAATTTATGTTGAGAAAAAGTTACTGTCGCATTTAATGGTCAGCTGCCGGGCAGAACGAACGAGTGAATGAAACGAACCGAGCGTAGATGAGGCGTGagaaaagacagagagagaggtggGAGGTGCTAGCGGGAATGGGATGACCGGCTAACCCAAAAGCAAGCGGGGCTGGTCAATTAGATTTATGGGATTAGGACAGGTCGTATGGCCATAAAACACTCGCAACGCAACGCACACGTGGAAAATCATCGAGCTTTGCTGCAAACTCTGCTccaaacatttttgcattgtttgctgcgctagttgtgtgtgttgattcCACAGCGCCGCCCCTTTGAGGCGTCGCCACTTCAGTGCACATCCGTCtgtacacagagagaaaaaaaacgaacacaacaagaaatgtatgtaaaccAAAACATTGTTTCATTCCATAAACCGCCGACAACTTTACGCCGCGGTGGTTGTTTCCCCACACGCAAAAGGCTCTGGCAACGTGTTCCGGTTTGGCCATTCATTCTTTTCCATAGTCATTTCCCCCCCGCACTTCCCACGAAAACCTTCCTGACATTCCTGCCCAGGTCTCGCACAAAACTCCTGGCCGATGCCGACGCTGAGGCCGAGGCACAATCCATGAGCGCGCACACACATTTCCGGCTCGAGAGCTGTAGAGAAACTCCACGAGTTCCCTTCTTCCCCTCCCCAAAAAATTggatgcgtgtgtgtgtgtgtgtgctttatgTGTGGTGGTTGCTACTGGCtagttttcgattttattgattttcataaAGCAGCTTTTATGGCAAACTTTTGCGTCTACTCCAATTAGAGACGCAGCTGtggaaataaaagttttttgtcCATTTGCATTACAGTAGCTGAAACTATGCTTTAACTAACTATCTACTTTTAAGCCATATTCTCCGCAAGTCTGGCAACTGATTCTGGCTAATCCTAAAGCAATTGCCCCCCAAGGCAATTACAACTTGAACATCATTTTGTCAGCGTTAAAAGAAACTTGGATTAGTCTTGAGCGTCTTTTTAGACttgcatacaacaacaacatgtgaGATGACccacttttattttctttttttttgccatggCACAATTCGCTAGCAAGTGCCAAAGACTTAAGTTGacaataaaatggaaatgttgGGGGCGACttaatgaaaagtttttaat
This is a stretch of genomic DNA from Drosophila albomicans strain 15112-1751.03 chromosome 3, ASM965048v2, whole genome shotgun sequence. It encodes these proteins:
- the LOC117568605 gene encoding histone deacetylase HDAC1 isoform X2, with the translated sequence MQSHSKKRVCYYYDSDIGNYYYGQGHPMKPHRIRMTHNLLLNYGLYRKMEIYRPHKATADEMTKFHSDEYVRFLRSIRPDNMTEYNKQMQRFNVGEDCPVFDGLYEFCQLSAGGSVAAAVKLNKQASEICINWGGGLHHAKKSEASGFCYVNDIVLGILELLKYHQRVLYIDIDVHHGDGVEEAFYTTDRVMTVSFHKYGEYFPGTGDLRDIGAGKGKYYAVNIPLRDGMDDDAYESIFVPIISKVMETFQPAAVVLQCGADSLTGDRLGCFNLTVKGHGKCVEFVKKYNLPFLMVGGGGYTIRNVSRCWTYETSVALAVEIANELPYNDYFEYFGPDFKLHISPSNMTNQNTSEYLEKIKNRLFENLRMLPHAPGVQIQAIPEDAINDESEDDEKVDKDERLPQSDKDKRIVPENEYSDSEDEGEGGRRDNRNYKGQRKRPRLDKDPIITNSSNKTSSEASSDIKDEKEKDAADGEETPAANNNSNNSSSNNKGDNDASAPAGGASAAKGAKENNI
- the LOC117568605 gene encoding histone deacetylase HDAC1 isoform X1, producing MQSHSKKRVCYYYDSDIGNYYYGQGHPMKPHRIRMTHNLLLNYGLYRKMEIYRPHKATADEMTKFHSDEYVRFLRSIRPDNMTEYNKQMQRFNVGEDCPVFDGLYEFCQLSAGGSVAAAVKLNKQASEICINWGGGLHHAKKSEASGFCYVNDIVLGILELLKYHQRVLYIDIDVHHGDGVEEAFYTTDRVMTVSFHKYGEYFPGTGDLRDIGAGKGKYYAVNIPLRDGMDDDAYESIFVPIISKVMETFQPAAVVLQCGADSLTGDRLGCFNLTVKGHGKCVEFVKKYNLPFLMVGGGGYTIRNVSRCWTYETSVALAVEIANELPYNDYFEYFGPDFKLHISPSNMTNQNTSEYLEKIKNRLFENLRMLPHAPGVQIQAIPEDAINDESEDDEKVDKDERLPQSDKDKRIVPENEYSDSEDEGEGGRRDNRNYKGQRKRPRLDKDPIITNSSNKTSSEASSDIKDEKEKADAADGEETPAANNNSNNSSSNNKGDNDASAPAGGASAAKGAKENNI